Genomic window (Marasmius oreades isolate 03SP1 chromosome 3, whole genome shotgun sequence):
AGCCCTTTCTTTTCTGCCCGCAAGGCATGGTCACTCCGAGTGCTGTGCTGCACGGCTCTTTGATCAACTGCGCCCGAGGCTCAGGTAATGCGGAGCGTGAGAAGTTCCACACACGCAACCCTTCCCAAACGTCAACCACTCTCAATATCGTTTGACACGGTGAGCAGCGACAGAGTCTCTTCATTGTCGTTTTTTCCAAATATCAACGTacattttctttttcctAGACTCTAACACCCACATAATGTCAGTTGCCTTCCACCCATCCTATGACAGCATCCTCGCTCAAAGTCATTCCAACCTACCATTCTGATTTATTTCTAGGTCTACTGAACCTTACGACCCCTACGTTCCTCGCAATGGCCCTTCCTCAAACCCAGGCTCCAGCCAAGGCACCGCAAAGACAGCTGCAATTCAACAACAAATTGACGACACAGTGGGCATAATGAGGGAAAACATAACCAAAGTTGCTGAGAGAGGAGAAAGGTTGGATTCGCTGCAGGATAAGACAGGTTTGTCTTATTTCCACATTTCTGTATCGTCATTTTCCACGCGGGGTGTTCGCAATGAGGCTCAGTTGTGGCATCAGGCTGCCACGAATACAACCCTTCGCTCCCGTTTTAGACAATTTCCTTTAACTCACTTTTTTCTGTTCAGACAACCTCGCAGTGTCAGCTCAAGGTTTCCGCCGTGGAGCCAACAGAGTCAGGAAGGTCGGTCGTTTCACATTCTGCCAACAAACTTTAATTAACTTTTTCCCTTAGAATATGTGGTATGTAGAATTCATCGGTCTTGAGGATTCCGAATCATTAACGACACTCCTTTTTGGTCCGAATATCTAGGTGGAAGGACATGAAGGCAAGTTGACTTGCTACCGTCTCTATCCCATATCTTACCAATTTCCACTCACAGATGCGCATCATCATCGGAGTCGCAATTGCTGTGATAATTGTCATCATAGTGGTCTCCATCGTCAAAGCAACGCAAAACAAGTAATTGCCTAGCTAACCACTGCGTTATAGTAGACCTTTGCCAATTTACGTTCGCGACCTaattctcttccttgattcCGTCGTTTGTGTGTCTTTATATACTTATTTTTGCGGAGCTTCTTTACCTTCAACCACGACTTCGTGACCAGTTGAAATCAACCCACCCCATGGACTTCACTATACTTCTTTCTGCTGTTGTAGTACCTTATGCATCATGGTCTTCATCATGATGATTTCTGTTGCCCGTTATACAGCTTCTTTATTCAGAAATGGATTGACTGGAGAAGCTTCGCTCTAGCGAAAAATTACGCACGGTCGTTCGATGACGGTGCTTTACATAATAGGATGAAGAGAGTGAAATTCTTGTGAACAAAAAAGTAAGGAGAAAACGAAGGAGGTTACTACTCATACATAATGACCGCGTATATCGTAAATCGGAAACGGAGGTAATACAGGTTGTCCAAGTCCATACACACAGGAAACGAAAGAAGAAGTGGGCAAAAACAGAAGATAATGAATACACTGACAGTTTTGAGTCTAGCGCAACGATCACGATCTCAACAGCCCTACCCTACTCCAATACCCTACCCACTTATCAACGTCTTCCTTCCCTATCTGCTCGAGGGTATCGAGCCAAGGGACTGTCTCCACGGCGTTATTTGTTTTCATCGGAGTGAAACCAAATGCTTCAGAGTCTGCTGCACTCGGTAACCTCGCGCTTCGATAGAAATGTAACAATGATATGGCTGGGTTGGATaaggaggatgaagatggacCGGGAATAGATGAAGAGGTAGTTGCAGACGCCTCTAGTGCATTCAGCCACTCTGAATATCGGACCAGAGGAAGGCTAAGAAGTTCTCCTAGTCTCTCCATCATTGGAGAGGCAGGAACTGGATGTGGATGAACGAGATGGATGAACTTGACGTTGTCCGTGGGTGAAATCTCTGGGGGAAAAGAAATTGGTGGCGACATGTCTTGTGTCGATGGTGATGGTTGTCCGTGGCTCCCATCGGAATCTGTAAATTCTAGAGAGGACACAGAGGAGTCGGACGAGGCACCAGGCGAGTAGGGGATATCGTCTGTCGAGTCAACATCCATATCATCGATATCTTCAAAATCGCTTCGACTGCACGTCAGGCTTCTGCGTATATCATTCAAAGCATTCGCAGCATGGTGTGCTGGTATCCATGAAATATACTGGAGAATGAATGGTGAGTTTACCGAATAAAAGTCATGAATAACCATGAACGTACTCCTTGCGCCTGTGGTAAGCACCTCAAGACTGGTCCAGATGCAACCAGTGTTGGGAACCACTCAGCGGCAGACCAGCTGCCATCGAGTCCACCACATATCTGTCCTATCCGGACGATGCATGGCCTCAGTGTAGTCTGCTCCGCCGCCTTCACAAGGATCTTTTCCGCAACCCACTTTGATTCGGCCTGTACGAAGGGGGGCACAGAGGTTATTCTTGGGCAACAATAACTCAATTGAGGACTTACATAACCAGAACCAATTGCTGTAGCAGGACGTGAATTGAAGGCTTCAGGTGCTATGGTCCCTCCAGTCCAATCTGATTTGATGAACTGTCATTATAGGTGCTTCCTCCGCGCCGACAAAATGTAACCTACTGTTGAACACATTGACACTGCTGACAAAAAGTAGCCGAGGAGGTGTTTGATGTGGTGAGCTCAGCGCCAGATCTGCCAAGCGCCTAGTGCCCGCAATCAAGGGCTCCATTGTGCTTAGAGCAACATTGAAGTTGACGTTCCAGGCTACCCATCAATTAATCATGTCAGCACCGATCCGAAGGAACGTAGAGTGCAGTTCAAAGAACGTACCTGCGTGTATAATGCAAGTTATACTGGAGCGGACCTCTTCGAAAATGGCGTTTTGCAAACCAAGGTTGTCTAATGCAGCATCTCCTTCCAAAAGGACGAGCttattggaattgagaaTGTTGAAATCCAGACCACGCTCGCTCAAGCGCGCAGACTGGCGCAGATAGACTGATCGAGCGCCCCTTACATCCTGACGGTTCAGTGCATATACTTTTGACACTGCTGGATCTTTGATGAGGCTTTCAAGAATGTATGTTCCAAAGGAGCCTGTAATACAACCATCAATCAACAAGCAACGAGAGATAGAAGACAGCAGCGGGTACCTGTACTCCCGGTCAAAAGCACGACATCCCcgggtggtggtgatgacgacgaggaagcaGTGGGCGAAGGCTGGTGTGTTGGGAACGAAGAGCCATACTTCAGGGCTAATCCCTCCATCTCCGATATCTTCCCCGATAGCATCGCCAAAGCAACGGACGAATGTCCATAGTGAACGATCTGGGCAATGTATGTGCCCAGACGCCTGATAGTAGGATTGAAATACACAAAATTGTGTGGTATCTGGCGTGTGGATACTTTCATCGCTCGACGGAGACTCTGGAATAACGCCATTCGAACTTGTGTCGCTTGCACGCTGAGATCATTCATCAGTATCATGGGATAGCTGTTGGAAGGCCGTATTCACCTGTCACAACCGGCTTGGAAGATATCCATATCGTCCCCTAATGGTTGCATCAAAACGGTATGTACTGCCATCCTCGCTACGTTCGTGCATTCCTCAACACCCCAGGCCTCTGGCGTTGTGATCTCCGGAAGTCCTTGATTCGAAACTTCGcttagtccatatgatttttCAATCTCGGGTGCATAGTGGGCGAGAATGTCTTTCCTCTTCGGGGTTTGTTTCATCGTGTATATGAAGGGTTTACTGGGCTTGGTAACCAGAATCATCTCCTTGAAAATTCGAGAATATATTGGCGACATCTCATTGGCTTCCTGCACGGCAGGCCTAAGTTGCAGGTTAGTGAATCATTTGTTGTCAGGGAACTTGAACCCCATACCATATTTCATTACGATATTTTTCCAGGTCGGCTTCATTGTCCGGGTCAAAAACACGAGTGGGCGCTGGCTCCACAAGGATACCAATGTGGTTGCGACCCTGGCCGAACACGAGACACGAGCGGACCAACGGGTGCCGAGATATTGCGGATTCTGTCAAAAAAAGATTGAGCTTGAGAAACACGAGGATCACTCAGTCGTACCGATGGGAAGTGTGTTAGTCTATTATAAAAAGATTACGCTCAGAGCGCCCAATTATCGATATCTGCGGGACACACACCTTGGTTCCAGTTGAGAGGATAATCTGTTCATCAGCCCTCCCGCATACCCGCCAGAGATCGGGGACGGTGGGATGCTTTGTGATGAGATCATTGGTGTTGTACCCACGTTCACCGTCGTACTCGACATTGATTACATCCAGGGTACAGCACGGACTTTGCTGAAGTTGTGGCGTGTCAGTGAGCAGATGCTCCACGAACCAACCAATGGGGGAGCTTACCATCATAATCAACTGATACACGTCCTCAGAGTGGGGGACCAACTTGGGTTTTACATGAGGAGAAAACTGTGCAGTATTAGCCGTCTAATCAAAACACGGGGGTGTAAATCGTAAATTACCTTGAAGTATTCCCATTCTTTGGGCGCTGGACCCTCTGAAAACCTCGGGGTTAGCGTCTGCGCCGTGATCACGTAAAGTCACTCACTGGGAACAAAGACTGAAGCACATCCGATTTCCGTACTGGTCATTCAATGTTTAATGAACAGGGGGGAAAGGAGATCGGGAGATAGATACTGACGCTCCATAGAAGGAATTAATTTGAATACCATAAGAAATAGCGAGGTCACCAGACTCCTTACGAAGAGGAGCGCCCGCAAAGAACTGTTCCTCTTTGAGTCACAAGAAAGGGTAAAAGTGATGAACGTATTGCGTACTATGTGACTGAAGCCTCTGAGTTCGGCCGCTTGCTCGGGGTCTTTAACCCAAGCCTGGTCAAGTAGTTAGACCTCGGGAATAAAAGACTGGTTTGGAAAGCTTACCTCGATAAACGCGGGAACGCACAGAATTATTGAGGAAGAGGTAGCCAAAGCACCACCTAAAACACGCTCCGGAGTTGGGACCGGAGCGTCGACGGTGGGAGGAAATGTTGCTACGGTAATGCCGGAGATAGGCTTATGTTGAAAGAAAAAACGTCCATCAGAAACTCTGACGGCGTTAAGAGGGTGTTCAGTACTCACTGCCCAGGTTATGCAAGTTGCACCAAGGGCGTCTAACGTTGAACGTCAAGATCAGTATCAAGTCGCAATGGTTATAACAACCCCTCGCTCACATGGCAATGTCAGAGAGTGATAGGATATGATTGTACCGCATAGATCTGTCTCCCCAAAATCTAACAAGACACGATTATTGAGAGACATAACAGCTGCTGTGGAGAACATTCACTCACAAGGAATCATTCCCCATTGCAAAAGGGTCTGTTGTGAAAAGTAAACGGGTTTAGGGAATGAAGTGGTCCCTGGATAATCATCATCAGTCGATCCTGACTGAATACAAAGTTTTGTGACGTACCCGATGAATGGAGAATGAGGCCACCATGTTTAGGGTGTGGATGAGGCATAGGAGGGAGCGGGACGAAGGGCGCGTCCGGTGGCAAAAAGAGGGCATCGAACATGGGCATCGTATGGACACTCATATAAGATCCCACTGGACCGTCGATGGAAGGTTGAGCGCAGGTTGCTGCAGCCAGACGTTGATTTGTAGAAGTCTCTCCAACAAACATGTACTTGACTCTGGTTGTTCTGACGAGATGGGCGATACCGACAGCAGAGTTTCTGGTTGATATTGGAAATGCTTGATAGCCAGCGCGCATGATGCCGGCGACAAGAACGAAGTTAGTGATGAAATCTTGGGTAGCTGGTGAGCAACGCTGGGTTGTACGATTGAAACATGTAACGCACCACAAGTGGAGAGAATTGCGACGACTGTAGAATTCTTCTTCTTATCCCCCGGACGAATATGACCTTCAACTAGTCTTGCGGCAGTATGTATTGCACGAGCGAGGAGAGACCAAGTAATTGTGCGAAGAGTAGAGTTTTCATCGTAAACGAAGACGGGATGATTTGGGCTGTTCTGACCAAGATAATCGTAGATTTctggaagaaagagagagccGTCGACGGGCGGTGGGGAGAAGGTAGAGCTATGAGAGCCTTGAGGAGTAGGGAAGGCCATGGTGGttgggaagaaggaaatcgaAGGTGAGATGGCGGAAGAGTGATTTATACATAACTTTGACTGAGGGGCCTGATGGCGAATGGGCGTTGTGTGATGGGCGCCTTGTGAGCGAACACTACCGGCGCGCCCGGAACATGAGGTCTGACGTTCAATTGTTGGCCTGCTCACCGCCCAAAACCGATTAAGAGTCATGCCAGCGCGCACAGAATCTGCAATAACCATTACACACGGATCAACATGCTGGCATGTAGTAAGTACTACTAAGTATCCTCATCGACCTCCCTTGCCTCCCTTCATCTGTTGTTTCGATACCTTGGGGGCAGTCGTCGTTGTCGCAGGGCGAGATCCCTGATCGTGTATTTCAGTACAAAAAAACAgcagaaaaaaaacaaaacaaaccTTGGCTTTCttgctctccttctccttcttctcagTCTTTGCCTTGGTAATCGCAGCTAGCCTTTGTTGAGAACGCACAGCGGCAGTTTGGTTACGCTTAGCAGCGATAGCAGCAAGATCTGCACCAACGATGCCCCGTTGGTGTTTCACTGTCCGCCGGGACCGCTTCTTGGCGACCTCTTCCGTGATGCCCTTCTTGTGCATCCGACGGTAAACCTGCGTCCAAGCATGCTTACGTGGGTTCTGTTTCTGTAAAAACAGAGATGCGTTTTTTGAGCTGGCAAACCGGAAAACCTGCACTGAATGTCAGTCAATTTCAACCCATAAGCTAAAGTTCACGAACTTTGCTGTCGCCGCGGACGAAGAGTTTCCCCTTGCTGGGGTAGATACGGTAGCCGGAGAACGAGTCAATTTCGACCTTCTGTACTCATCGCAATGCGAAATTAGGTCTGAATTCATGTGTGAGTATCGCAAGGCACGCACCATCTACAAGTGCAGAAGTAAGCACCAGGATAATCAGCGTGTCGTTCCAGTAACAAGAGTTGAACGTTATCCAATCTCTCCCAACATAATCCATCACCAAATCTGTACGATTTTGATCACAGAGATTGGTAGAGCTTGGATAACGGATTCCCTAATGCTCGAACGGCATAGATTTAAACTTACCTCGATAAATTTTCTTGCTGGTCGTTGTGTTGTGCGTTACCCACCGAAATCACTGCTCAACCAGTGTTTGGTCATGTTTGGCTTCGGACTTTACGGGGTGCCAAATCTGGAGATTCTGGTGACGTTACAAATCCTATATATagtgggacaaagagacctgattatcagcgattatcagcgattatctccaaaaaatgatctatgcgacaggaccagggtaaattaaagcggagatcgaaatttcctgcgtgcacgacaatgtcccctccctttgagctacagtaacgtagtatttttcatgttcctgtttatttattcctactgttatctgacatgcatctatacttcaactgttatgagatgtaacttttatattcccacacacttttttggtaataatttgtcatctctcactgtctcctctccccttctctaactgtactgtttttccacaggttacaggtttttctgtgcatgggacagggagggaatggggtaggccaccctgtacaaagttctgtacacagtacaagtcctccacctgctatttatgtcacccactatacaacatgtactgatttggcacagaatactttccccatgggtttgtacctgtaaaatgggatagagcatggccatacctgcagatagggaagttggaacagcacgggttggtgggttttcctgtgcatgggatggggctggaatggattagtcaccctgtacaagtcccatacccaccatacttttttccatgggtaacgggtaggacaggtgtaattacgcctctgacacaggatgttcacagaacaggtcatgtgatatgaatacagtgggccaagggacacaaactttccccccatgggtgattcatgctgttcactacctgcagaactcctacagagcacaagtaagcaggtgtataaacatgcaaaaaaactcggcacaaagggccgggtcataagcttgtaTTCTCTCATGCTACAGTATCCCTTCGTCGGGTACCAAGCCATCCCTCTCCCAACGATTGGAAACGGCTGTCAACAGCGTGATGAACGATTATACACCGTAATTCTCTCTGGACTCCCGCTTCTGAATGTGCACCACGTCAATGTGTGAGTAAATGTTTCTGAGAATCCTGTCATGGAAATATTCCCTGGTGCCTATCCTACTCACCTCTCCATTACATGCTATGTGGCGCCTATCATCGCGGGATACAGCAGTCACAGATCGCTCTGGTATCTCAGCACGGGCAAGGGCAGGGGGATGAATGATATCTTACCCATGTCATACTCTGCAACCCTTAATCTCTTATTGAATCTGACACGAAAACTAGCATGCTACTCAACGTTATCACTTGAATGGAGCCAACCAGCTGCTACTGAAAACATAAATAGCACGCCCAACGAAGCGGTCCGACTATGCAGGTGATCCAGCGCTCAACTCATCCAATCTCACCGCGTTCAGCGCCTTAAAATTCTCAACACATTCTCGATGTCCGAGATCGATCCTGTATCATCTCGCTCCCGGCTGACTCACAACGCCCAAGCTGCAAGAGTTGCTCCACTCCCGAGCGTCCCTTGCGCATTATCCGTCGAGGTCGCGACATCGATCACTTTACACTCACATCATCAACGTGTTTCGTGACCATCGCTCGGGGACAGATCGCGGAAGATGTCTTCGTAACGCTCCCGGGGCTCTGATCACGCACCCGAATGCTGATGTGATTTCACCAATCGCCTCCTTTACTTGCCGCTTTCTCAGCACTCTCCTTATTCGCATGTAACCTCGCCGCCACAGCAATCATGACGCAACTAGAGCTGTATTCACGCTCTCGTCTCAACCTGACGCTTTCCTCAACGCTCGGTTGCATTCGTAACCCCGCGATGCGTAAAAGTGCTGTGCTACAGCAGTATCTGAGGAGACTATTCAATAAAGTTGATAGAATACTCCAAACAATAAACTATTTCCGTCTGCTTTATTGACGAGATATTTGGCGGCCATGCCAACAAAGAAATCTACTTATCTATACAACGAGTTCAATCAACTAATTACAACGTCCATGAACGAGAGTATACAGGTAAACATATTATGCTTCAGTCCATGACGGCTGCAGAGTTCGCTCCGTTCAGAGACGTGCCGGGGAGGATGCGCGGCTGGGGAGAGGTGTGAGG
Coding sequences:
- a CDS encoding putative NRPS-like protein biosynthetic cluster (antiSMASH:Cluster_3.6); translated protein: MAFPTPQGSHSSTFSPPPVDGSLFLPEIYDYLGQNSPNHPVFVYDENSTLRTITWSLLARAIHTAARLVEGHIRPGDKKKNSTVVAILSTCDFITNFVLVAGIMRAGYQAFPISTRNSAVGIAHLVRTTRVKYMFVGETSTNQRLAAATCAQPSIDGPVGSYMSVHTMPMFDALFLPPDAPFVPLPPMPHPHPKHGGLILHSSGTTSFPKPVYFSQQTLLQWGMIPYFGETDLCGTIISYHSLTLPYALGATCITWAPISGITVATFPPTVDAPVPTPERVLGGALATSSSIILCVPAFIEAWVKDPEQAAELRGFSHIFFAGAPLRKESGDLAISYGIQINSFYGATEIGCASVFVPKGPAPKEWEYFKFSPHVKPKLVPHSEDVYQLIMMQSPCCTLDVINVEYDGERGYNTNDLITKHPTVPDLWRVCGRADEQIILSTGTKTNTLPIESAISRHPLVRSCLVFGQGRNHIGILVEPAPTRVFDPDNEADLEKYRNEIWPAVQEANEMSPIYSRIFKEMILVTKPSKPFIYTMKQTPKRKDILAHYAPEIEKSYGLSEVSNQGLPEITTPEAWGVEECTNVARMAVHTVLMQPLGDDMDIFQAGCDSVQATQVRMALFQSLRRAMKVSTRQIPHNFVYFNPTIRRLGTYIAQIVHYGHSSVALAMLSGKISEMEGLALKYGSSFPTHQPSPTASSSSSPPPGDVVLLTGSTGSFGTYILESLIKDPAVSKVYALNRQDVRGARSVYLRQSARLSERGLDFNILNSNKLVLLEGDAALDNLGLQNAIFEEVRSSITCIIHAAWNVNFNVALSTMEPLIAGTRRLADLALSSPHQTPPRLLFVSSVNVFNNWTGGTIAPEAFNSRPATAIGSGYAESKWVAEKILVKAAEQTTLRPCIVRIGQICGGLDGSWSAAEWFPTLVASGPVLRCLPQAQGYISWIPAHHAANALNDIRRSLTCSRSDFEDIDDMDVDSTDDIPYSPGASSDSSVSSLEFTDSDGSHGQPSPSTQDMSPPISFPPEISPTDNVKFIHLVHPHPVPASPMMERLGELLSLPLVRYSEWLNALEASATTSSSIPGPSSSSLSNPAISLLHFYRSARLPSAADSEAFGFTPMKTNNAVETVPWLDTLEQIGKEDVDKWVGYWSRVGLLRS
- the SYB1 gene encoding SNAP receptor, synaptobrevin (antiSMASH:Cluster_3.6) codes for the protein MSTEPYDPYVPRNGPSSNPGSSQGTAKTAAIQQQIDDTVGIMRENITKVAERGERLDSLQDKTDNLAVSAQGFRRGANRVRKNMWWKDMKMRIIIGVAIAVIIVIIVVSIVKATQNK
- a CDS encoding uncharacterized protein (antiSMASH:Cluster_3.6) yields the protein MKVEIDSFSGYRIYPSKGKLFVRGDSKVFRFASSKNASLFLQKQNPRKHAWTQVYRRMHKKGITEEVAKKRSRRTVKHQRGIVGADLAAIAAKRNQTAAVRSQQRLAAITKAKTEKKEKESKKAKGSRPATTTTAPKVSKQQMKGGKGGR